In the genome of Nocardioides sp. NBC_00368, the window CCTGCATGGGGCCGACGGCGTCGAAGGCCGCGCCGATCAGCGATCCGCTCGACTCCGCGTCGGTCTGCTCGCCGACAGCGGTGCGTACGGCCTCGATCAGCCTCTGGGACTCCTCCTTGAACGCCTCGAGGAGCACCTCGTCGACGGTGTTGAAGTTGGAGTAGAAGGCGCCACGTGTATAGCCCGCGGCGCTGACCAGGTCGTCGACGGTGACCCGGCGCGCGCCGCGCTCGACGAAGACGTCGACGGCGGCGGCCAGCAGTCGCGCGCGGGTGTTCGTACGTCGTCGGGGGGCCTTCACCTCGGTCATGTCGCCATCCTCACATACCCGGAAGATACATTTCTGTATTGAATGCATTATTGTATCGAACATGTCCTCCTACCTCTACCGGCTCGGCCGTCTGGTCGCGCGCCGCGCCAAGACCGTGCTGGCGCTCTGGCTCCTGCTCGCCGTGCTGCTGGGTGCGCTGACCATCTCGCTCGGCGGCAAGCTGCAGGACGACTTCACGATCCCGGGCACCGAGTCCCAGCAGGGGCTGGACGCGCTCACCCAGCGCTTCCCCGAGGTCTCCGGGACCTCGGCCCAGCTGGTCTTCGTCGCCCCCGAGGGCGAGAAGATCGACGATCACCGCAAGGAGGTCCGGGCGGTGCTCGACGCGGTCGAGAAGGTCGACCACGTCGCGACGGTCACCGATCCTCTGGCGAAGGACAGCAGGACGGTCAGTGACAACGGCCGGGACGCTCTGGCGACGGTCCAGTTCGACCTCGACCTGGACGAGCTTCCCGAGGGTGTGACCGATG includes:
- a CDS encoding TetR/AcrR family transcriptional regulator, translated to MTEVKAPRRRTNTRARLLAAAVDVFVERGARRVTVDDLVSAAGYTRGAFYSNFNTVDEVLLEAFKEESQRLIEAVRTAVGEQTDAESSGSLIGAAFDAVGPMQDRWFVLQSEVVLQSLRDPDARDIISATFTTLSEQLVEVVGLALDRLDRTSTMPTDLLAQTLMGVFLHSLTMRTIHPDDPRADRLLEDAVPQIIDGLSIPKTSA